A part of Bacteroidetes bacterium SB0662_bin_6 genomic DNA contains:
- a CDS encoding arylsulfatase, which yields MHHSFFAHAQALLIALAATAVSVLPAHADPLDDPPEERRPPNLIFILADDLGYGDLSVYGQKRFTTPRLDRMAEEGTLFSAFYAGNTVCAPSRWSLMTGTHMGSALVRGNAGASLREEDPTLPKALKQAGYATGMFGKWGLAEDNESGLPHLQGFDAFLGYLRHVHAHSYYTDHLFAIQNGGTERIDVDTTQYTHELFVEGALDFIEANQEQPFFLYLPFALVHAELLVPEEDIAPFRDENGRSRMAPDPPFPCCGVIGTYRGQPTPHAAHAAMVTRLDKDIGRILDRIEELGLGEDTIVLFTSDNGPHGEGGADPGYFESNGPLRGIKRDLYEGGIRVPMIAWGPGYVPSGAVSDHPWGMWDIFPTLAEFAGADTPPMDGLSMTGLLTNAGPVPMHRALYWEHRNNMEARYSQAIRQGDWKLLRVWTPERQVTELYDLSRDIGEYHDLSERYPDVVQRLEALIEEVRTEPEMDVFKNPYE from the coding sequence ATGCATCATTCGTTTTTCGCCCACGCACAGGCCCTGCTGATTGCGCTGGCGGCGACGGCGGTTTCCGTCCTTCCCGCCCATGCCGACCCCCTTGACGATCCACCGGAGGAACGCCGTCCGCCCAACCTCATCTTCATCCTGGCCGACGATCTCGGCTACGGCGACCTGAGCGTCTACGGACAGAAACGCTTTACCACGCCCCGGCTGGACCGCATGGCCGAAGAAGGCACCCTATTCTCCGCATTTTATGCGGGGAATACGGTGTGCGCCCCTTCCCGCTGGTCGCTCATGACCGGCACGCACATGGGGAGCGCCCTCGTGCGGGGAAATGCGGGCGCCTCGCTGCGGGAAGAGGACCCGACCCTGCCCAAAGCACTGAAACAGGCCGGATACGCCACGGGCATGTTCGGCAAGTGGGGACTGGCCGAAGACAACGAATCCGGTTTGCCGCACCTCCAAGGCTTCGACGCCTTCCTCGGGTATTTGCGGCATGTCCATGCGCATTCCTACTACACGGATCATCTGTTCGCCATACAGAACGGCGGCACGGAGCGCATCGACGTGGATACGACCCAGTATACCCATGAGCTTTTCGTGGAAGGAGCGCTTGATTTCATCGAGGCGAACCAGGAGCAGCCGTTCTTCCTGTACCTGCCGTTTGCCCTCGTGCATGCGGAATTGCTCGTGCCGGAAGAGGATATTGCGCCGTTCCGGGACGAAAACGGGCGCAGCCGCATGGCACCGGATCCGCCCTTCCCGTGCTGCGGCGTCATCGGGACGTACCGGGGGCAGCCGACGCCGCACGCCGCGCACGCCGCCATGGTCACTCGCCTCGATAAGGACATCGGGCGTATTCTGGACCGGATCGAGGAACTGGGGCTGGGCGAGGATACCATCGTGCTCTTCACCAGCGATAACGGCCCGCACGGCGAAGGCGGGGCAGACCCCGGCTACTTCGAATCCAACGGCCCCCTCCGGGGCATCAAGCGGGACCTGTACGAAGGCGGCATCCGTGTACCGATGATCGCATGGGGGCCGGGCTATGTGCCGTCCGGGGCGGTCAGCGACCACCCCTGGGGCATGTGGGATATCTTCCCCACGCTTGCCGAGTTCGCCGGGGCGGACACGCCGCCCATGGACGGCCTTTCCATGACGGGCCTGCTCACGAATGCCGGTCCCGTTCCCATGCATCGCGCGCTCTACTGGGAGCACCGCAACAACATGGAGGCGAGATACTCCCAGGCCATTCGGCAGGGCGACTGGAAACTGCTTCGCGTCTGGACTCCGGAGCGCCAGGTGACCGAATTGTACGACCTGAGCCGCGACATTGGGGAATACCACGATCTCTCCGAACGATATCCGGATGTGGTGCAGCGCCTCGAAGCATTGATCGAGGAGGTTCGAACGGAACCGGAGATGGACGTATTCAAAAATCCCTACGAATGA
- a CDS encoding arylsulfatase: MTDGTLRAAGWTAAAFLTAGILGASVTGAGGIPPDRPLQKNPRSDDRPNIVLVMVDDMGFSDLGSYGGEIATPHLDRLAEEGLRFTQFYNTSKCFPTRASLMTGLYAHQVGMGERIDTLRNGVTIAEVLREAGYRTYMTGKWHGLENPFDRGFDRYYGLVDGAVNHFNPGEQRPGEPPPARKTPGHVRTWAIDGQVFRPYTPDDPDFYSTDAYTEKALDYLNRHESEHAEKPFFLYIAYQAPHDPLQARSEDIEKYRGKYMDGWDVLRRRRHERQVEMGIVDPEWTLPEYGTILEHWQRTSTFTTRYWDDHLRILPWEEVEGKADWDLKMAVYAAMVDRVDQQMGRLLDKIREMGEEENTLVMFLSDNGGSAEMVHNQQNREYPPVDPPGSMAAWHSVDAPWAFLSNTPFRHYKNWSHEGGIATPFIAWWPERIGAGGITPEIAHLIDVMATAVDAADAEYPEIWRNERIHPLEGKSLLPVFEEGVREGHDALFFEWNGGKVVRSGRWKLVDARGADTHWELYDMETDRTETRNLAAVHPERVETLTAMWEAWAKRVGVTH, from the coding sequence ATGACAGACGGAACATTGCGCGCGGCGGGCTGGACCGCAGCGGCATTTCTTACGGCAGGAATTTTGGGCGCTTCGGTTACCGGGGCGGGCGGGATACCGCCGGATCGCCCTCTTCAAAAAAATCCCCGGAGCGACGACCGGCCCAATATCGTCCTCGTCATGGTGGACGACATGGGTTTCTCGGACCTTGGATCGTACGGCGGAGAAATCGCCACCCCGCACCTCGACCGCCTCGCGGAGGAGGGCCTGCGATTCACCCAGTTCTATAACACGAGCAAATGCTTCCCCACCAGAGCCTCCCTCATGACCGGCCTGTACGCCCACCAGGTCGGCATGGGCGAGCGGATCGACACGCTGCGGAACGGGGTGACCATTGCGGAAGTGCTGCGCGAAGCGGGTTACCGCACCTATATGACCGGGAAGTGGCACGGCCTGGAAAATCCGTTCGACCGGGGCTTCGACCGCTACTACGGACTCGTGGACGGCGCCGTCAATCATTTCAATCCCGGAGAGCAACGGCCCGGCGAGCCGCCGCCTGCACGAAAAACACCGGGGCATGTGCGCACCTGGGCAATCGACGGTCAGGTATTTCGCCCGTACACCCCCGACGATCCGGATTTCTATTCGACGGACGCCTACACGGAAAAAGCGCTCGACTACCTGAACCGGCACGAAAGCGAACACGCCGAAAAGCCTTTCTTTCTCTATATCGCCTACCAGGCTCCGCACGACCCCCTGCAAGCCCGCTCCGAGGACATCGAAAAATACCGGGGGAAATACATGGACGGATGGGATGTGCTGCGCCGCCGGCGCCATGAGCGGCAGGTTGAAATGGGTATTGTCGATCCGGAATGGACCTTGCCGGAATACGGAACCATCCTCGAACACTGGCAGCGCACCTCGACCTTCACCACCCGCTACTGGGACGACCACCTGCGCATTCTTCCCTGGGAGGAGGTCGAAGGCAAAGCGGACTGGGACCTGAAAATGGCGGTGTACGCCGCCATGGTCGACCGCGTGGACCAGCAAATGGGCCGTCTGCTGGACAAAATCCGCGAAATGGGCGAAGAGGAAAACACGCTGGTGATGTTTCTTTCCGACAACGGCGGCTCCGCGGAGATGGTGCATAACCAGCAGAACCGTGAATACCCGCCGGTCGATCCGCCGGGATCCATGGCCGCCTGGCACAGTGTGGACGCCCCGTGGGCGTTCCTGAGCAACACCCCCTTCCGGCATTACAAGAACTGGAGCCATGAGGGAGGTATCGCCACGCCGTTCATCGCCTGGTGGCCCGAGCGTATCGGGGCGGGCGGAATTACCCCTGAGATCGCACACCTTATCGATGTGATGGCGACTGCCGTAGACGCCGCCGATGCCGAATACCCGGAAATCTGGCGCAACGAACGCATTCACCCCCTTGAAGGAAAATCCCTGCTGCCCGTCTTCGAAGAGGGGGTGCGGGAAGGGCACGACGCCCTGTTCTTCGAATGGAACGGCGGAAAAGTTGTGCGCAGCGGCCGCTGGAAACTCGTCGATGCGCGGGGAGCGGATACGCACTGGGAGTTATACGATATGGAGACGGACCGCACGGAAACCCGCAATCTGGCGGCGGTCCATCCGGAGCGGGTGGAAACCCTGACAGCGATGTGGGAAGCCTGGGCAAAACGAGTGGGCGTAACGCACTAA
- a CDS encoding sulfatase gives MTNPLKIMKHMFRLALLPALLCLPAFFTHADALGQAPEAPPNIIVLFADDLGYGDLSSYGNPTIRTPQLDRMADEGIRLTSFYVTAAVCTPSRGGLLTGRYPIRHLPHNLGPDSKNGLPLEETLIGEPLQEHGYRTMMVGKWHLGHAENAYMPVSRGFDHYYGLRYSNDMIRPWVQTDVPLYLFRDLEPIREPLNQDTLTVTYTKEAIRFIEEAGPEPFFLYLAYGMPHVPVYAAPHRDGRSRKGRYGDVIETIDWSVGEILATLRAQGLDKRTLVIFTSDNGPWQAMPDRMFQTDMMPLHEPVKPWHSGSAGPLRGYKGTTFEGGFRVPFIARWPGRIPAGRVSADMLASLDIFPTLLDAAGIAAPDNLDGNSALPFLTTRAVSSPREVFYYYLGARIEGVREGPWKLRIPGLPEGATGEPALYHLDEDPEEKYDRADMYPDLVARLQAAMEAFDAEARR, from the coding sequence ATGACCAACCCCCTGAAAATCATGAAGCATATGTTCCGCCTGGCGCTCCTGCCGGCCCTGTTATGCCTGCCGGCGTTTTTCACGCATGCGGACGCCCTTGGACAAGCGCCGGAGGCGCCCCCGAACATCATCGTGCTGTTCGCCGACGACCTGGGATACGGAGACCTGAGCAGTTACGGGAATCCGACCATCCGCACGCCGCAACTCGACCGCATGGCCGACGAAGGAATCCGCCTGACCTCCTTCTATGTGACTGCGGCAGTCTGCACGCCGTCCCGGGGCGGCCTGCTCACGGGCCGCTACCCGATCCGCCACCTCCCGCATAATCTCGGGCCGGATTCGAAAAACGGGTTGCCGCTCGAAGAAACGCTGATCGGGGAACCGCTGCAGGAACACGGGTACCGGACCATGATGGTCGGAAAATGGCACCTCGGGCATGCAGAGAACGCCTACATGCCTGTCTCGCGGGGCTTCGATCATTACTACGGCCTGCGCTACAGCAACGACATGATCCGCCCGTGGGTGCAGACCGACGTGCCGCTGTACCTATTCAGGGATTTGGAGCCGATTCGCGAACCCCTGAACCAGGACACGCTGACCGTTACGTACACGAAGGAAGCCATCCGGTTCATCGAGGAAGCGGGGCCGGAGCCCTTCTTCCTGTATCTGGCGTACGGAATGCCGCATGTGCCCGTCTACGCGGCTCCGCACCGGGACGGGCGCTCCCGAAAGGGGCGGTACGGAGACGTGATCGAAACCATCGACTGGAGCGTGGGAGAGATTCTGGCTACACTCAGGGCCCAGGGGCTGGACAAGCGCACCCTGGTCATCTTCACCAGCGACAACGGTCCGTGGCAGGCCATGCCGGACCGCATGTTCCAGACCGATATGATGCCGCTGCACGAGCCCGTCAAGCCGTGGCACAGCGGATCGGCGGGGCCTTTGCGCGGATACAAGGGGACGACGTTCGAGGGCGGCTTCCGGGTGCCGTTCATTGCCCGCTGGCCGGGGCGGATACCGGCAGGCCGCGTCTCCGCGGACATGCTGGCCTCGCTTGATATCTTCCCGACGCTGCTGGATGCGGCAGGCATTGCGGCGCCGGACAATCTGGACGGAAACAGTGCGTTGCCTTTCCTGACGACGCGGGCCGTTTCGTCTCCAAGGGAAGTCTTCTACTATTACCTTGGGGCCCGGATCGAAGGCGTGCGGGAGGGACCCTGGAAATTGCGGATTCCGGGGCTGCCCGAAGGGGCGACGGGAGAACCCGCGCTGTATCATCTGGACGAGGACCCCGAGGAGAAATATGACCGGGCGGATATGTACCCGGACCTGGTAGCCCGCCTGCAGGCCGCCATGGAAGCGTTCGACGCGGAAGCGAGGCGGTGA
- a CDS encoding helix-turn-helix transcriptional regulator, whose amino-acid sequence MNFDGSMPMSISEIKNRIRQHIQIIDDPDDVADLLGISAETLRKQFRTEEHDRLWIFILKEKVKHFLEDLPPYPTGGNGQFPNAQQVIDAYRSVLPGPDRTWFRDVREMIALINDNPFDFNLNVNWIRNELNIPPNMYTQKFYFFTRMHVTEYIRWHRLVMAKYLLSHSSLKIGGIALLVGYNSLSAFSKAFAQNVGSSPKVYRATHLAHPSPSSAQPDLVQKTKAVAAESESLQRKSLG is encoded by the coding sequence ATGAACTTTGATGGTAGTATGCCGATGAGTATCTCGGAAATCAAGAATCGTATTCGCCAGCACATACAGATAATCGACGATCCCGACGATGTCGCCGACCTGCTGGGCATATCCGCCGAGACGCTTCGAAAACAGTTCAGGACGGAAGAGCATGATCGTCTGTGGATATTCATTCTGAAGGAGAAAGTAAAACACTTTCTCGAAGATTTGCCTCCCTACCCAACGGGAGGAAACGGACAATTTCCGAATGCGCAACAAGTAATCGATGCGTACCGCTCCGTATTGCCAGGTCCTGATCGTACATGGTTCAGAGATGTGCGAGAGATGATTGCACTGATAAACGATAATCCGTTCGATTTCAATCTCAATGTAAACTGGATCAGGAATGAATTAAATATTCCGCCCAATATGTACACACAGAAGTTTTACTTCTTCACTCGTATGCATGTGACCGAATATATCCGATGGCATCGGCTGGTCATGGCAAAATATCTGCTTTCCCATTCTTCCCTGAAGATAGGAGGCATTGCCCTGCTGGTTGGATACAACTCGCTTTCCGCTTTCTCCAAGGCGTTTGCCCAAAATGTGGGCTCTTCTCCGAAGGTGTATCGGGCAACCCATCTGGCGCATCCCTCCCCAAGTTCTGCTCAACCGGATCTCGTCCAGAAGACGAAGGCCGTTGCCGCGGAAAGCGAATCGTTGCAACGGAAGTCCCTTGGATGA